Proteins from a genomic interval of Neisseria arctica:
- a CDS encoding phage minor head protein, protein MADNLNDLSMQSAIRLEGVKEYLSADMRERLLSMREQVKRVLDVDDELSDMTRKELQDVLDELDAVLLSAFAVATDGLKKNLTDLSLILADHEVAALGALGVNVKQPSGLVIQTLLKSRPLSVEGMTTEPLLEPFINGFSANQRMRISAAIKQGIAQGQTNAQIRQRIIGTKKANYNDGIVGASFRSADAIVRTSVQHVSSMVRQAMAEENRDIVEGVQIVATLDGRTSSLCRSLDAKIYPLDKGPRPPFHVNCRTTTALVLKKEYRGREIVGTRASMGGQVSDGLTYYDWLKTQSAAFQDEVLGVQRGKLFRDGGISAARFAELQLDKKFRPRTLDELRELIPTAFNKAGL, encoded by the coding sequence ATGGCGGACAATCTGAATGATTTGAGCATGCAAAGCGCAATCAGGCTTGAGGGGGTAAAAGAATACCTGTCGGCTGATATGCGCGAGCGTCTGTTATCCATGCGTGAACAAGTCAAGCGTGTGCTTGATGTAGATGACGAATTGTCAGATATGACACGCAAAGAGCTGCAGGATGTGCTGGATGAACTTGATGCAGTGCTTTTATCTGCCTTTGCTGTTGCGACAGATGGCTTAAAAAAAAACTTAACTGATTTGTCATTAATATTGGCAGATCACGAGGTTGCCGCACTTGGCGCATTGGGTGTGAATGTTAAGCAGCCGTCTGGCCTTGTGATTCAAACCTTGCTGAAATCGCGACCGCTATCAGTCGAGGGAATGACGACAGAACCACTGCTTGAACCGTTTATCAATGGGTTTTCCGCTAATCAGCGCATGCGTATTTCCGCTGCGATTAAGCAAGGTATCGCGCAAGGGCAAACTAACGCTCAAATCAGACAAAGGATTATCGGCACGAAAAAGGCCAATTACAATGATGGCATTGTCGGTGCTTCTTTCCGTTCCGCTGATGCTATTGTCCGCACTTCTGTGCAGCATGTTTCTAGCATGGTTCGGCAGGCTATGGCGGAAGAAAACCGCGATATTGTCGAGGGCGTGCAGATTGTCGCAACGCTTGATGGGCGAACATCCAGCTTGTGTCGATCGCTTGATGCCAAAATCTACCCGTTAGACAAAGGGCCGCGGCCGCCATTTCACGTTAATTGCCGCACGACAACCGCGCTGGTGCTGAAAAAAGAGTACCGAGGCCGTGAAATTGTCGGAACCCGGGCTAGTATGGGTGGGCAAGTATCTGATGGCCTAACCTATTATGACTGGTTAAAAACGCAATCGGCGGCGTTTCAGGACGAAGTATTGGGCGTTCAGCGCGGAAAGTTATTCCGTGATGGCGGTATTAGTGCGGCGAGGTTCGCCGAGTTGCAACTTGATAAAAAATTCCGCCCGCGCACGCTGGATGAATTGCGCGAACTGATTCCAACGGCTTTTAACAAGGCCGGACTTTAA
- a CDS encoding phage tail terminator-like protein has translation MTEYQFKQAVLSLILGAGIVNDAQVDVPNSKSFRPPDGVWLRVGFSGAQGVFSGFGSRPCTRRTGLIMLQCFTCAEEYTKPLDELTDALVGLLEWHFADGYELQAAEVIDVGETENGAYYQKNVNIPFLIKTAA, from the coding sequence ATGACGGAATATCAGTTTAAGCAGGCGGTTTTATCTCTAATCTTGGGAGCAGGCATCGTTAATGATGCCCAAGTGGACGTACCGAACAGTAAGTCTTTCCGGCCGCCTGATGGCGTATGGTTACGGGTAGGATTTAGCGGTGCGCAAGGTGTGTTTTCCGGTTTCGGCAGCCGTCCTTGTACGCGCAGAACCGGCTTAATCATGCTTCAGTGCTTCACCTGTGCGGAAGAGTACACTAAGCCGCTTGACGAGCTTACAGATGCGCTTGTTGGCCTGTTAGAGTGGCATTTTGCTGATGGATATGAGCTTCAAGCTGCTGAAGTGATTGATGTGGGCGAAACGGAAAACGGAGCCTACTATCAGAAAAACGTAAACATTCCCTTTTTGATTAAAACAGCCGCCTGA
- a CDS encoding HeH/LEM domain-containing protein encodes MGLAAFNRMRREQAEAKEREQAELQTELQPVPKTVEELKAALVELGVEVPDGAKKAELQALYADAMKKDESPEDGD; translated from the coding sequence ATGGGATTAGCAGCATTTAACCGCATGCGCCGTGAACAAGCAGAGGCTAAAGAGCGCGAGCAAGCAGAATTGCAGACAGAATTACAGCCGGTACCTAAAACAGTGGAAGAATTGAAAGCCGCTTTAGTTGAATTGGGCGTAGAAGTGCCTGATGGTGCGAAAAAAGCAGAATTGCAAGCCCTATATGCCGATGCAATGAAAAAAGACGAAAGCCCGGAAGATGGCGATTAA
- a CDS encoding major capsid protein yields the protein MAATKIANVIVPEVFAKYTIQRTREKSALFQSGIISDIPEAQLIAQRGGAGIVLPYWKDLDGDSEVLADNKSLTPTNIEAGKDVAVLHARGKAWGVNDLATALSGDDPMGVIANLSADYWNRQMQKMLLASLKGAFSVDAMASNIHNISGGSGAAAVIGGEAIVDAAYKLGDEVNQITAIAMHSATAAVLAKQGLIETVRDADGVILYQTYMDKRIIVDDGMPNEGGVYTTYLFGAGAIGYAEVPAPVPVETDRDSLAGEDVFINRRHFILHPRGIKWAGAAGIAPDNAGLATKTNWSKVYDTKAIRIVALKHKVTAA from the coding sequence ATGGCAGCAACAAAAATTGCAAATGTGATTGTGCCTGAAGTATTTGCCAAGTACACCATTCAGCGCACGCGCGAAAAATCAGCTTTATTTCAAAGCGGCATCATCTCTGATATTCCGGAAGCGCAATTGATTGCACAGCGTGGCGGTGCCGGCATTGTCTTGCCGTACTGGAAAGACTTGGACGGCGATAGTGAGGTATTGGCTGACAACAAATCGCTTACTCCTACTAATATCGAAGCCGGGAAAGACGTGGCCGTCTTGCATGCGCGCGGTAAAGCGTGGGGGGTGAATGATTTGGCTACTGCTTTAAGTGGTGATGACCCTATGGGGGTGATCGCTAATCTGTCCGCTGATTACTGGAACCGCCAAATGCAGAAAATGCTTTTGGCGTCACTGAAAGGTGCGTTTTCAGTCGATGCCATGGCCTCGAATATTCACAACATTTCAGGTGGTTCCGGTGCGGCTGCTGTAATTGGCGGCGAGGCGATTGTGGACGCCGCCTATAAGTTGGGTGATGAGGTGAATCAAATCACCGCTATTGCTATGCACTCTGCAACTGCTGCGGTGTTGGCAAAACAAGGCTTGATCGAAACGGTGCGCGACGCAGACGGCGTCATCCTGTATCAGACCTACATGGATAAGCGCATCATTGTTGATGATGGCATGCCTAACGAGGGCGGTGTTTACACTACATACCTGTTTGGTGCCGGCGCAATCGGCTATGCGGAAGTTCCCGCACCTGTGCCGGTTGAAACCGATCGTGACAGCTTGGCAGGTGAAGATGTCTTCATTAACCGCCGCCACTTTATCTTGCACCCGCGCGGTATTAAGTGGGCAGGTGCGGCCGGTATCGCGCCTGATAATGCTGGACTGGCGACTAAGACAAACTGGTCTAAAGTGTACGACACTAAAGCCATCCGCATTGTCGCCTTGAAGCACAAAGTAACTGCCGCTTAA